The Bernardetia sp. ABR2-2B DNA window AGGAAAACGAGAGTCCTCCGAAATGGTATAATACTCTGCTCGTCCCCAGATATTGGTAGTAATTTTAGGAGAGATATTTATTTTATCACTTGTAGCTTCCAAATGTAACCCATTCAGAATAGCAACTCGTGAAGTGGGTTGATAACCAATTCTTGATGTAGTATCATTAGGAGGAGAATCGCTATCTATTTCGTGTCTTGATTTGTGAGTAAAGCCAACATTCCACGTAAAATTTTTCTTCTTATTGAAATAAGCAAAGCTCTCTTGTAAAATAATTCCACGAGGGTTAAAAGCAATGTTATTGTAAATATTTGCATTGACTTCAATAGACGATAAGAAAACAATAGAATGTAATCCAATATCATTTTTTTTATTTTTCCATCGTACAATATCAAACATTCCACAAACCTGTGCATTCCAACCCTGTGAGTTTTCAGTAGAACTAAAGCCACGAGAGTTATGTCCTGCAAAATTAGTAGCTGCAAAATAGCTTTTTTCAGTAGAATGAGTTGCCGTAGTATCTAAAAAAGGCATAGTCTGAAAGTTTCGCATCACATGTGCTTGTGAAAATGCAAAAGCTGGAACTAAAAAAAGAATAAAAAAGAGAAAATATGATTTCATAGTTTTAAATAGAAAAACCCTAAGAATCTTTAAGACCCTTAGGGTTTAGACTAAAGTTTGAATAAAAATAAATTATTAATAAGCTCTAGCAAACAAAACACGTTCTTTTGAAGGCTTACCTGTTAGGATACATATTCCATCTTCTTGTTTGTTGTTCAAAGGAACACAACGAATTGTTGCTTTTGTTTTATCTTTTATTTGTTCTTCTGTTTCGGCTGTTCCGTCCCAGTGTGCAGCTACAAAACCACCTTTATCAAGGGCTGCTTCAAATTCTTCCCACGTATTTACTTGAGTTGTATTTGAAGTTCGGAAATTCAAAGCTTTATCATAAATATTTTGCTGAATTTCTTCTAATAGCTGCTCTACTTTTTCTCCTACTCCTTCCAACTGCCACGACATTTTTTCTTTCGTATCTCTACGAGCTACTTCTATTGTTCCATTTTCGACATCACGCATTCCAATTGCCAAACGAACAGGAACGCCTTTCAATTCCCATTCTGCAAACTTAAATCCAGGGCGAAAAGAATCTCTATCATCTAATTTTAAAGAAATATTTGCAGCTTTCAGAACTTTCATAAGTGGTGCTAAAGCTGTTTTTATTTGTTCTAAATCTTCTTCTTTCTTATAAATAGGAACAATAACAACTTGAATTGGAGCTAATTTTGGAGGCAAAACCAAACCTTCGTCATCAGAATGAGCCATAATAAGTGCACCCATCAAGCGAGTAGAAACTCCCCAAGAAGTTCCCCAAACATAATCTAATTTATTATCTTTTGCTGCAAATTTTACATCAAAAGCCTTTGAGAAATTTTGCCCCAAAAAGTGAGATGTTCCTGCTTGAAGTGCTTTTCCATCTTGCATAAGTGCTTCGATACAATACGTTTCTTCTGCACCTGCAAAGCGTTCAGATTCTGTTTTTAAACCTTTTACGACAGGAAGTGCCATGTGTTGCTCTGCAAAATCAGCATAGACATTTACCATTTGCTCTGTTTCTTCGATGGCTTCTTGTTTTGTAGCGTGAGCTGTATGCCCTTCTTGCCATAAAAATTCAGCAGTACGTAAAAACAGACGAGTACGCATTTCCCAACGCACTACGTTTGCCCATTGATTAATCAAAAGAGGTAAATCTCTGTAGGATTGAATCCAATTTTTATAGGTATTCCAAATAACAGCTTCACTTGTCGGACGAACAATAAGTTCTTCTTCCAATTTTGCATCTG harbors:
- the proS gene encoding proline--tRNA ligase, which produces MAKGLPTRKEDYSAWYNELVKKADLAEHSAVRGCMVIKPYGFAIWEKMQRVLDDKFKETGHSNAYFPLFVPKSLFEAEEKNAEGFAKECAIVTHYRLKNDPDKEGKLMVDPDAKLEEELIVRPTSEAVIWNTYKNWIQSYRDLPLLINQWANVVRWEMRTRLFLRTAEFLWQEGHTAHATKQEAIEETEQMVNVYADFAEQHMALPVVKGLKTESERFAGAEETYCIEALMQDGKALQAGTSHFLGQNFSKAFDVKFAAKDNKLDYVWGTSWGVSTRLMGALIMAHSDDEGLVLPPKLAPIQVVIVPIYKKEEDLEQIKTALAPLMKVLKAANISLKLDDRDSFRPGFKFAEWELKGVPVRLAIGMRDVENGTIEVARRDTKEKMSWQLEGVGEKVEQLLEEIQQNIYDKALNFRTSNTTQVNTWEEFEAALDKGGFVAAHWDGTAETEEQIKDKTKATIRCVPLNNKQEDGICILTGKPSKERVLFARAY